AGCTGTTCCATAGTCATGACTCGCCCCTCTTCCGGAGTAGAGTACATATTTTTCAGACCACAAAACTTGGCATTAGCGGCACGATTTTTAAGCAAGTTATTTCTAACCAGTCTTTCATTAGAGTCGCCATGATCGTTGTCGACCCACCGTTCATCAGCCAATGTAATGTAGACGTCGTTCCAATCAATAGATCTCTTACTTAATAACTCAAAAAGCTTTAAAGGTGTCGAGCCGCCAGAAACGACTAAGCTTGCCTTTCCCTTAGCATCAACAGCTTCTTGTAACTGGTTGGCGATTCGGTCAGCAAGCTGCACTTCAAGCGCATCTTTACTATCGAATGATTTGAAAACGCTTTCTTTAATCATCAGTATCCCCTACTCGTCCCAAGAACGGCCGTCTTTAGTAATCAAGGCAATAGA
The Shewanella sp. KX20019 DNA segment above includes these coding regions:
- the pgl gene encoding 6-phosphogluconolactonase, with the protein product MIKESVFKSFDSKDALEVQLADRIANQLQEAVDAKGKASLVVSGGSTPLKLFELLSKRSIDWNDVYITLADERWVDNDHGDSNERLVRNNLLKNRAANAKFCGLKNMYSTPEEGRVMTMEQLAHFPKPFDVVVLGMGNDGHTCSWFPCAEAQELENALTTKDLCVAVTPGNAPHARISLSKAGILASRQIYLHIVGEQKLDVYRQALADNDSSEMPIRAVLDQHKTPVDVYWSA